The Deltaproteobacteria bacterium genome includes the window CGAGATGCAAGGCGCGAAATTTTCCAGGAATGAGGAGGGCGAATCACGATTCGCCCCTACAGCGTCAGCCGCATGGGCTGGAAAATTGAAGCAACGCCGCGAGAATCGGGTTTTTTCAGCGGGATCATAACTGATATGCTATCACGCCTTGCATGCCTTTATACACGCCAGTAGATTTCCTTTCATGAAGCCGATGCAAAGGCCCATGACGCCATGATTTCCCTTCTTAGTATCGCGGGATCGGATCCTGGCGGCGGGGCCGGGATCCAGCAGGACCTCAAGGTCTTCACCGCTCTCGGCGCGTACGGATGCGCCGTGGTCACGGCCCTTACGGCCCAAAATACGCTCGGGGTCCACGGCATCCTGCCGATCGATCCGTCCTTCGTGTCCGCACAGATTGTGGCGGTGCTGGATGATATCACCCTTGGGGCCGTCAAGGTAGGGATGCTGGCCAACTCGGAAATCGTGGCAACAGTGGCGAAAGACTTGGAGGCATATTCAAGACACGGGATCATCGTGGTCGATCCGGTCATGATCTCCAAAAACGGACGCCCACTCCTCGACGACGCAGGGGTGGATGAGGCCGTCCGCAGCCTCTTCCCCCTGGCCCATGTCCTCACCCCCAACATCCCTGAGGCCGAACACCTCCTTGGGAGAAAGATCAGGGACACGAGGGAAATGGAGGCCGCGTCCCTGGAGCTCCTACGTTTCATCTCCCGCAAAAGGGGCCCTTTGAAAAGCCGAGGGGTAATCCTCAAGGGAGGCCATCTCGAAGGAAGTGTCCCAGTGGATGTCCTCGCGTGCGACGAGGGGGTATTCCAAATGGCAGGTGAGCGCGTTGAAACCACCCACACCCACGGGACCGGCTGCGCCTTTTCCTCGGCCCTTGCCGTATTCCTCGCCGCCGGGGACCCGATTCCAAAGGCCGCCAGAAAGGCCAAGACGTTCGTTGCCGAGGCCATTAGACACGCCTGTGTCGTCGGCCGGGGAATCGGATCCGTAAATCCTGCGGCCCTCATCACCCCTTGGGAGGCACCATGAAGCCCATTTCTGCACAGGAAATAGCCGAGGCCGTTGCCACCCTCGTCCGGACGGCAAACGTCTATCTCCCACAGGACGTAGAGGAGGCCCTTCTGAAGTCCCGAGACCTGGAAGAGGCAGGGGGAAATGCACGGACCGTCCTTGAGATCCTGTGCGAAAACGCCCGCATCGCCCGTAAAACCGGGCTTCCCATCTGTCAGGACACGGGGATCGACGTCGTATTCGTACAAAAGGGAGGGTCCGCTGTCATCGATGGCGACCTCCGCCGGGCCATCAGTGACGGCATAGCCAGGGGGACTCGGGAGGGCCTTTTGCGCTCATCTGTCTGCGACCCCTTGACCCGGAAAAACACGGGCGACAACACACCTGCCGTCATCCACATCGAGACCGAACCCGGCGATGGACTCCAAATCACGGTCCTTCCAAAGGGCTGCGGGAGCGAGAACATGAGCGCCCTTTTCCTGCTGCCGCCCTCGGCGGGTGTGGACGGGATCGTCCGTTCTGTGGTGGGCCAGGTGAAAAAGGCCGGCCCCAATCCCTGCCCGCCCGGGCTGATCGGAGTCGGAATCGGCGGGACCATGGAGATGGCCGCCCTCCTCGCCAAAAAGGCCCTCCTCAGACCCTTAGGGTCACGCCACAAAAGGCCGGATGTGGCGGAACTGGAGGAGCGGATTCTTGCTGAAATCAACAAACTCGGCATCGGACCCCACGGATTGGGCGGAAAAACCACGACCCTCGGGGTCTCGGCAGAGGTCTTTCCCTGTCACATCGCAAGCCTTCCGGTTGCGGTCAACATCCAGTGTCACGCAGCCCGAAGGGCATCTGCCACCTGGAACAGGACGGTCGGGAGCTGGGACTTCACCACGCCAGGACCTCGAACAACCGACCTGGGCAAGGGCCATGTCACCTTTCCCCACGCCAAAAGGATGACCCTGCCCTTCCTCCCCGAGGACGTACGCTCCCTGCGTGCAGGCGACTGGGTGCTCCTCTCCGGTACACTCTTCACCGGCAGGGACCAGACACACAGGAGGCTCATCGCCCTGCTCGACGCAGGAAAGGCCTTACCTTTCGATCCCTCGGGCCAGCTCATCTATTATGTCGGCCCCACTCCAGCCCCTGCGGGCATGCCCATCGGATCCGCCGGACCCACGACGAGCTACCGGATGGATGCCTATGCCCCACGCCTCCTCGAAGCGGGCATTCGAGCCACCATGGGCAAAGGGAAGAGGTCCCTGGAGGTCAAGGAGGCGATGCGAAGGACCGGGGCGGTCTATCTTGCGGCAATCGGCGGGGCCGGGGCGTATCTCGCCCAGTGCATCGAGTCATGCGAACTCATCGCCTTTCCGGAACTGGGTCCTGAGGCCATGTTCCGCATGGAGGTGAAGGACTTCCCGGCCGTAGTCATAGTGGATACGGAAGGGAGGGACCTCTACGATCTCGTCCTGGAAGGGGATAGACGTGAGAGAGCAGCCTGACTACTTCTCCCTTGACAGGCCCCGGGTCAAGAGGGTATAAATCTTTTTAATCCCCTGCTGGTCCCTCTCTACCACCTCCAACACAGACGACCATCATACCCACCTCCATCCTTCAATGCCCCAGCAGGGGGTTTTCTTTTTTCAAAAGAACGAGATACAGATCGGCCGGGTTTCGAATGACTCCTGCGATCCTCCCGGCCTCCTCCCCTTCTCCGCAGTAGAGATCGAGCCGATACGGCCCGGTGATGGCTGCCCCCGAATCCTGATTGCACAGAAGCAGCGCGCCTTTGGGCGCCCCATCCGGAAGATCCCCGCTTATGACCAGGATCGACCCGAGGGGATAGTGGTTCGTATCGAGAGCGGCTGAATGGTAAGGGGTGAGGACCTCGCCCATGCGGCCGATCGGCCCGGTTTCCATCCATTCGAAAAAGATATAGCGGGGGTTGGCGGCAAGGGCCTCCTCGAAAAGGTCAGGATGGGCCCGGGCCCAGGCGCTGATCCCGGGCCAGTCCGCCTCCTCCTTGGACAGGAACCCGTTTCTGATGAGCCAGGCCCCGATGCTCCTGTACGGGTGCCCGTTCGTGGCCGCTACATGGATGTACCGGCGCTCCCCGTTTGCAAAAAGGAGGAGGCCTGAACCCTGGATGTGGAGCATGAGCCCGTCCACAGGAGAGGCGAGCCACGCAAGGACCGGGGTGCCTGAAAGCCGCCCTTCTCTGTCTATCTCCTGACGAGTGAGATAGGGCACGAGGCGGCCGCCGTCCACCCTCCCCCATAACGTCCTGCTGGGAAGTGCCGGATCAAATCGGTCGAGATCCACCCGGACAAGATCGGAAGGGACCCCGTACAGGGGATAGGTGAAGCCATTGCCTGACACATGCGAGGCGGCAAGCTCTGGCTGAAAGTACCCAGTGACGAGGACCGGGGCAGGGCCGTCGCCTGTTACACGATAGACGGAAAAACGTCTGGATGCGGCCTCCAAAAATGTGTC containing:
- a CDS encoding fumarate hydratase, encoding MKPISAQEIAEAVATLVRTANVYLPQDVEEALLKSRDLEEAGGNARTVLEILCENARIARKTGLPICQDTGIDVVFVQKGGSAVIDGDLRRAISDGIARGTREGLLRSSVCDPLTRKNTGDNTPAVIHIETEPGDGLQITVLPKGCGSENMSALFLLPPSAGVDGIVRSVVGQVKKAGPNPCPPGLIGVGIGGTMEMAALLAKKALLRPLGSRHKRPDVAELEERILAEINKLGIGPHGLGGKTTTLGVSAEVFPCHIASLPVAVNIQCHAARRASATWNRTVGSWDFTTPGPRTTDLGKGHVTFPHAKRMTLPFLPEDVRSLRAGDWVLLSGTLFTGRDQTHRRLIALLDAGKALPFDPSGQLIYYVGPTPAPAGMPIGSAGPTTSYRMDAYAPRLLEAGIRATMGKGKRSLEVKEAMRRTGAVYLAAIGGAGAYLAQCIESCELIAFPELGPEAMFRMEVKDFPAVVIVDTEGRDLYDLVLEGDRRERAA
- the thiD gene encoding bifunctional hydroxymethylpyrimidine kinase/phosphomethylpyrimidine kinase; translation: MISLLSIAGSDPGGGAGIQQDLKVFTALGAYGCAVVTALTAQNTLGVHGILPIDPSFVSAQIVAVLDDITLGAVKVGMLANSEIVATVAKDLEAYSRHGIIVVDPVMISKNGRPLLDDAGVDEAVRSLFPLAHVLTPNIPEAEHLLGRKIRDTREMEAASLELLRFISRKRGPLKSRGVILKGGHLEGSVPVDVLACDEGVFQMAGERVETTHTHGTGCAFSSALAVFLAAGDPIPKAARKAKTFVAEAIRHACVVGRGIGSVNPAALITPWEAP
- a CDS encoding murein transglycosylase A; this encodes MQPPDSEKDITKTPRWTVPLCLAGLAGIVSALIVIFRLFTPPPPVPVPPVLPAPQVLEELSFDEVRALFSRIAWDPTGLANALEANLRYLERLSPETTFPFRGGRIRAGHLRETSRALLDLVCSAGSFDTFLEAASRRFSVYRVTGDGPAPVLVTGYFQPELAASHVSGNGFTYPLYGVPSDLVRVDLDRFDPALPSRTLWGRVDGGRLVPYLTRQEIDREGRLSGTPVLAWLASPVDGLMLHIQGSGLLLFANGERRYIHVAATNGHPYRSIGAWLIRNGFLSKEEADWPGISAWARAHPDLFEEALAANPRYIFFEWMETGPIGRMGEVLTPYHSAALDTNHYPLGSILVISGDLPDGAPKGALLLCNQDSGAAITGPYRLDLYCGEGEEAGRIAGVIRNPADLYLVLLKKENPLLGH